Proteins encoded together in one Cyanobium sp. WAJ14-Wanaka window:
- a CDS encoding carboxysome peptide B: MEIMQVTGSLVCTQRVPGLEHSNLRVLRTPKGKLSVAVDPVGASPGNWVFTASGSAARFACGNPEVQTDLTIGGIIDFWEPDG; the protein is encoded by the coding sequence ATGGAAATCATGCAGGTCACCGGTTCATTGGTCTGCACCCAGCGGGTGCCCGGGCTGGAACACTCCAACCTGCGGGTGCTACGGACCCCCAAGGGCAAGCTCAGCGTGGCCGTTGATCCGGTGGGTGCATCTCCAGGCAACTGGGTGTTCACCGCCAGCGGCTCCGCGGCCCGCTTCGCCTGCGGCAATCCCGAGGTCCAAACCGATCTAACGATCGGCGGAATCATCGATTTTTGGGAGCCAGACGGCTAG
- a CDS encoding form I ribulose bisphosphate carboxylase large subunit: protein MSKKYDAGVKEYRDTYWTPDYVPLDTDLLACFKCTGQEGVPKEEVAAAVAAESSTGTWSTVWSELLTDLDFYKGRCYRIEDVPGDKEAFYAFIAYPLDLFEEGSITNVLTSLVGNVFGFKALRNLRLEDIRFPMAFIKTCMGPPNGIVVERDRMNKYGRPLLGCTIKPKLGLSGKNYGRVVYECLRGGLDFTKDDENINSQPFQRWQNRFEFVAEATNLAQQETGEKKGHYLNCTAATPEEMYERAEFAKELGQPIIMHDYITGGFTANTGLAKWCRKNGMLLHIHRAMHAVIDRHPKHGIHFRVLAKCLRLSGGDQLHTGTVVGKLEGDRQSTLGYIDQLRESFVPEDRSRGNFFDQDWGSMGGVFAVASGGIHVWHMPALVAIFGDDSVLQFGGGTHGHPWGSAAGAAANRVALEACVKARNAGREIEREGRDILLEAAKHSPELAIALETWKEIKFEFDTVDKLDVN from the coding sequence ATGAGCAAGAAGTACGACGCCGGGGTTAAGGAGTACCGCGACACGTATTGGACTCCTGATTACGTCCCCCTAGATACCGACCTGCTGGCGTGCTTTAAGTGCACCGGCCAGGAAGGCGTCCCCAAGGAAGAAGTTGCCGCAGCCGTGGCCGCTGAATCCTCAACCGGCACCTGGTCCACTGTGTGGTCCGAGCTCCTCACCGATCTCGACTTCTACAAAGGCCGTTGCTACCGCATCGAAGACGTTCCTGGCGACAAGGAAGCCTTCTATGCCTTCATCGCCTATCCCCTCGACCTGTTCGAGGAAGGTTCGATCACCAACGTTCTGACCTCCTTGGTCGGCAACGTGTTTGGTTTCAAAGCCCTGCGCAACCTGCGCCTGGAAGACATTCGCTTCCCGATGGCGTTCATCAAGACCTGCATGGGTCCCCCGAACGGCATCGTGGTTGAGCGCGACCGTATGAATAAGTACGGCCGTCCCCTCCTTGGTTGCACCATCAAGCCGAAACTCGGCCTGAGCGGCAAGAACTACGGCCGGGTTGTGTATGAATGCCTCCGCGGTGGTCTTGACTTCACCAAGGACGACGAAAACATCAACTCCCAGCCCTTCCAGCGTTGGCAGAACCGTTTCGAGTTCGTCGCTGAAGCCACCAACCTGGCCCAGCAGGAAACCGGCGAGAAGAAGGGGCACTACCTCAACTGCACCGCCGCCACTCCTGAGGAGATGTATGAGCGGGCCGAGTTCGCCAAAGAACTGGGCCAACCCATCATCATGCACGACTACATCACCGGTGGCTTCACCGCCAACACCGGTCTTGCCAAGTGGTGCCGTAAGAACGGCATGTTGCTGCACATTCACCGTGCAATGCACGCTGTGATTGACCGTCACCCCAAGCACGGCATCCACTTCCGGGTGCTGGCCAAGTGCCTGCGCCTCTCCGGTGGTGACCAGCTCCACACCGGCACCGTGGTCGGCAAGCTAGAGGGCGACCGCCAGTCGACCTTGGGCTACATCGACCAACTTCGTGAATCCTTCGTTCCCGAAGATCGCAGCCGTGGCAACTTCTTTGACCAAGACTGGGGTTCCATGGGCGGCGTGTTCGCCGTGGCCTCCGGCGGTATCCACGTGTGGCACATGCCCGCACTGGTTGCCATCTTTGGCGACGATTCCGTGCTCCAGTTCGGTGGTGGTACCCACGGTCACCCCTGGGGTTCCGCCGCTGGTGCAGCAGCCAACCGCGTGGCCCTCGAGGCCTGTGTCAAGGCTCGCAACGCAGGTCGCGAGATCGAGCGCGAAGGTCGCGACATCCTTCTGGAAGCCGCGAAGCACAGCCCCGAGCTGGCTATCGCTCTTGAGACCTGGAAGGAAATCAAGTTCGAGTTCGACACCGTCGACAAACTCGACGTCAACTGA
- a CDS encoding non-canonical purine NTP pyrophosphatase: MALSEGASVQRPVLVIASGNPFKVAEISAMLDAVELEVRQQPDGVEIEETGSTYAANARLKAEAIARLTGEWALADDSGLEVDALGGAPGVWSARYAPTDRERIQRLLNELGDTPYRSASFNSAMALADPSGTTVLESQGICRGEILPAPVGTGGGYDPIFWVREAGNSYGSLGAHLRFRLGSRGKAARDLAPGLRRLLGL; encoded by the coding sequence ATGGCCCTATCCGAGGGGGCATCCGTGCAGCGGCCAGTTCTGGTGATAGCCAGTGGCAACCCCTTCAAGGTGGCTGAAATTTCGGCCATGCTCGATGCGGTGGAGCTCGAGGTCCGTCAGCAACCGGATGGGGTGGAAATAGAGGAAACGGGCAGCACCTATGCCGCCAATGCCCGGTTGAAGGCCGAAGCGATTGCCCGGCTCACCGGTGAGTGGGCCCTGGCCGACGACTCTGGCCTGGAGGTGGATGCCCTGGGTGGGGCGCCCGGTGTCTGGTCTGCCCGCTATGCCCCCACCGACCGGGAGCGGATCCAGCGACTGCTTAATGAGCTGGGGGACACCCCCTACCGAAGCGCCAGTTTCAATAGCGCCATGGCTCTGGCCGATCCTTCGGGCACAACAGTGCTGGAGTCGCAGGGAATTTGTCGCGGCGAAATTCTGCCGGCTCCTGTTGGAACCGGTGGGGGCTACGACCCGATTTTTTGGGTGCGCGAGGCCGGTAATAGCTACGGATCCTTGGGCGCACACCTGCGCTTCAGGCTGGGTAGCCGAGGCAAGGCGGCCAGGGATTTGGCCCCGGGCCTAAGGCGTCTGCTGGGCCTCTAG
- a CDS encoding BMC domain-containing protein: MAPSIQGIALGMIETRGLVPAIEAADAMTKAAEVTLISREFVGGGYVTVMVRGETGAVNAAVRAGADACERVGDGLVAAHIIARPHTEVEPALIATATTRRL; encoded by the coding sequence ATGGCTCCTTCCATTCAGGGCATCGCCCTCGGCATGATCGAAACCCGTGGCCTGGTCCCCGCGATTGAAGCGGCTGACGCCATGACCAAGGCGGCTGAAGTGACCCTGATCTCCAGGGAATTTGTCGGCGGCGGCTACGTCACCGTGATGGTTCGCGGCGAAACCGGTGCCGTTAATGCCGCTGTGCGCGCCGGTGCAGACGCCTGTGAGCGCGTTGGCGACGGCCTTGTCGCTGCCCACATCATTGCCCGCCCCCACACCGAAGTGGAGCCCGCCCTGATCGCCACCGCCACCACCCGCCGTCTCTGA
- a CDS encoding ribulose bisphosphate carboxylase small subunit — protein MPFKSTVGDYQTVATLETFGFLPPMTQDEIYDQIAYIIAQGWSPLVEHVHPSNSMTTYWSFWKLPFFGEKDLGVIVSELEACHRAYPDHHVRLVGYDAYTQSQGSCFVVFEGR, from the coding sequence ATGCCTTTCAAGAGCACCGTGGGTGACTATCAAACAGTCGCCACCCTGGAGACATTCGGCTTCCTCCCGCCGATGACCCAGGACGAGATCTACGATCAAATCGCTTACATCATTGCCCAGGGTTGGAGCCCGCTCGTTGAGCATGTCCATCCCAGCAATTCCATGACGACCTACTGGTCGTTCTGGAAACTGCCCTTCTTCGGCGAGAAGGATCTTGGTGTAATCGTGAGCGAGCTGGAGGCTTGCCACCGCGCCTACCCCGACCACCACGTGCGTTTGGTCGGCTACGACGCCTACACCCAAAGCCAGGGCTCCTGCTTCGTGGTTTTCGAAGGCCGCTGA
- a CDS encoding BMC domain-containing protein, giving the protein MANESMGIALGMIETRGLVPAIEAADAMTKAAEVRLIGREFVGGGYVTVMVRGETGAVNAAVRAGADACERVGDGLVAAHIIARPHKEVEPALGNGNYAGQKD; this is encoded by the coding sequence ATGGCTAACGAATCCATGGGCATCGCCCTAGGCATGATCGAAACCCGGGGTCTTGTCCCCGCGATCGAAGCGGCAGACGCAATGACCAAGGCCGCGGAAGTGCGCCTCATCGGTCGCGAATTTGTCGGCGGCGGCTACGTCACCGTGATGGTCCGTGGCGAAACCGGTGCCGTCAACGCAGCTGTGCGCGCTGGCGCTGATGCCTGCGAGCGCGTCGGCGACGGCCTGGTGGCAGCCCACATCATTGCCCGCCCCCACAAGGAAGTGGAGCCCGCGCTAGGCAATGGCAACTACGCAGGTCAAAAGGACTGA
- a CDS encoding carboxysome shell carbonic anhydrase produces MPRRPAATPYRPMAATAPRRRPGAPAVASRSAFSPGSPAVVGGNGARGGSLHPLTERQQNASLHAYESQVKGNFDRIVPLLKRLSALQHEDNFIEAAQGLSRAELGFELPLPILQKAWVSQLDMRTLFAWCVFETYEQTSDSFFQVDPLQGKPGSPAAEEFNAFLLSCGFHLLDVTPCADGRLAHAIAYALRLPFSSVRRRSHAGALFDVENTVNRWVKTEHRRYREGLPNPAHEDSRYLKVVLYHFSSKDPSHEGCAAHGSDDGLAASCGLNRLKDFQQAVENSFCCGASVDLLLMGIDTDTDAIRVHVPGMDGSTNLERWLDAQEVYGATAHLGSAEARVRIQALVEQAAASSPDPGMVKLVARLLEHNISQIDYVRQHHASSYADAGHAERFIGVGIGFKEIHLRNLTYFAYMDTVEEGAPDLDVGVKIFSGLNVSRGLPVPVVVRFDYNGQVPGAKERAIRSCKRVLAAMENRYPDLFSQGLLHALLTVRDQDRHTPAEAVGSTITFTSGGGH; encoded by the coding sequence ATGCCCCGCCGACCTGCAGCCACCCCCTACCGCCCCATGGCAGCAACGGCTCCCCGCCGGCGCCCTGGGGCTCCAGCAGTGGCTTCCCGGTCAGCCTTCAGCCCCGGCTCGCCCGCAGTTGTCGGTGGAAATGGCGCCAGAGGTGGCAGCCTCCATCCCCTGACAGAGCGCCAGCAAAACGCCAGCCTGCATGCCTACGAAAGCCAGGTAAAAGGCAACTTTGATCGGATTGTGCCGCTTCTGAAGCGGCTCTCCGCCCTGCAGCACGAGGACAATTTCATCGAAGCGGCCCAGGGCCTATCGAGGGCAGAGCTTGGTTTTGAACTGCCCCTGCCAATCCTGCAGAAGGCCTGGGTTAGTCAGCTGGACATGCGCACCCTGTTTGCCTGGTGCGTATTTGAAACCTACGAACAGACCAGCGACAGTTTTTTCCAGGTTGATCCCCTGCAGGGCAAACCGGGCAGCCCGGCGGCAGAAGAATTCAACGCCTTCCTGCTCTCCTGCGGCTTCCACCTGCTGGATGTGACCCCCTGTGCCGATGGGCGCCTTGCCCATGCGATCGCCTACGCCCTGCGGCTGCCCTTTAGTTCCGTGCGGCGGCGCTCCCATGCCGGTGCCCTGTTTGACGTGGAGAACACGGTCAACCGCTGGGTAAAAACCGAGCATCGCCGCTACCGGGAAGGCCTACCTAACCCGGCCCATGAGGACAGCCGCTACCTGAAAGTGGTGCTGTATCACTTCAGCTCCAAGGACCCCAGCCACGAGGGCTGCGCAGCCCATGGCAGTGACGACGGCCTGGCCGCCAGCTGCGGCCTAAACCGGCTGAAGGATTTCCAGCAGGCCGTGGAAAACAGCTTTTGCTGCGGAGCCTCGGTGGACCTGCTGTTGATGGGCATCGATACCGACACCGACGCCATCCGCGTACATGTACCAGGCATGGACGGCAGCACCAACCTGGAACGCTGGCTCGATGCCCAAGAGGTCTATGGCGCCACCGCCCACCTGGGCAGCGCTGAGGCCAGGGTTCGCATCCAGGCGCTGGTGGAGCAGGCCGCTGCCTCAAGTCCTGACCCCGGCATGGTGAAGCTGGTGGCCCGGCTTCTTGAGCACAACATCTCCCAGATCGACTACGTGCGCCAACACCACGCCAGCAGTTACGCCGATGCCGGCCATGCCGAGCGGTTCATTGGTGTGGGCATTGGTTTCAAGGAAATCCACCTGCGCAATCTCACCTACTTCGCATATATGGACACCGTTGAAGAGGGAGCCCCGGACCTCGATGTGGGCGTAAAAATCTTCAGCGGCCTCAATGTTTCCCGGGGTCTGCCAGTGCCGGTGGTCGTGCGGTTTGACTACAACGGCCAGGTGCCTGGCGCCAAAGAGCGGGCGATTCGCAGCTGCAAACGGGTTCTGGCCGCCATGGAAAACCGCTATCCGGACCTCTTCTCCCAGGGGTTGCTGCATGCCCTCCTCACCGTGCGGGACCAGGACCGCCACACCCCTGCCGAGGCAGTAGGTTCCACCATCACATTCACCAGCGGAGGGGGGCACTGA
- a CDS encoding sodium-dependent bicarbonate transport family permease: METSLVLQNLLTPPVLFFFLGVLAVLVGSDLDIPAPLPKLFSLYLLLAIGFRGGLELAHSGLGGQVLPTIVAAILMSLAVPVYSFLILKLKLDNFNAAAIAATFGSISAVTFITAQSFLESQKIPFDGFMVAALALMESPAIIVGLLLVKLAAPQKRPDEKGMRWGAVLQEAFLNSSVFLLVGSLIIGVLVASSSPHGAEKMLPFTDKLFYGALSFFLLDMGIVAAQRLSDLRRAGPFLIGFAVLMPLFNALVGVLIAKGLGLGHGNALLFVVLCASASYIAVPAAMRMTVPEANPSLYISTALGVTFPFNIIVGIPAYMALVNKFLPAAS; encoded by the coding sequence ATGGAGACAAGCCTGGTTCTACAGAACCTTCTAACCCCACCGGTTCTGTTTTTCTTTCTTGGGGTACTGGCGGTGCTAGTGGGCTCAGACCTGGATATTCCAGCGCCCCTGCCCAAGCTCTTCTCCCTCTACTTGCTTCTGGCGATTGGCTTTCGCGGTGGCCTGGAACTGGCCCATAGCGGCCTAGGGGGCCAGGTTTTGCCGACAATTGTGGCCGCGATTTTGATGTCGCTGGCCGTGCCTGTTTACAGCTTTTTGATCCTTAAGCTCAAACTCGACAACTTCAACGCCGCCGCCATCGCTGCCACCTTTGGCTCGATCAGTGCGGTCACCTTCATCACCGCCCAGAGCTTTCTCGAAAGCCAAAAGATCCCCTTCGACGGCTTCATGGTGGCGGCCCTTGCCCTGATGGAGTCGCCGGCGATCATCGTGGGCCTGCTGCTGGTGAAACTGGCCGCACCGCAAAAAAGGCCCGACGAAAAAGGGATGCGCTGGGGGGCCGTGCTGCAAGAAGCCTTCCTTAACAGCTCGGTTTTTCTGCTGGTGGGCAGCCTGATTATTGGCGTGCTGGTGGCCAGTAGCAGCCCCCACGGCGCCGAGAAGATGCTGCCCTTCACCGACAAGCTCTTCTACGGGGCCCTGAGCTTTTTCCTCCTGGACATGGGCATTGTGGCCGCCCAAAGGCTTTCAGATCTGCGCAGGGCAGGGCCCTTCCTGATTGGCTTTGCAGTGTTGATGCCCCTGTTCAATGCCCTAGTGGGGGTTCTGATCGCCAAGGGGCTAGGACTGGGCCATGGCAACGCCCTGCTGTTTGTGGTGCTTTGCGCCAGCGCCTCCTACATCGCCGTTCCAGCGGCGATGAGAATGACCGTGCCGGAGGCCAACCCAAGCCTCTACATCTCCACGGCCCTGGGGGTCACCTTCCCCTTCAACATCATTGTGGGCATTCCTGCCTACATGGCCCTGGTCAACAAATTTCTCCCCGCCGCCAGCTAA
- a CDS encoding CsoS2 family carboxysome shell protein codes for MASTSSREAAIERRKALTNGGKKAVSRYTSAPSRVRTVGDARPTRTGAAEAAPAKAAPSQAAPSQAAHAPARAASRSLLGTAPAAGRRSPAKPVSNPSRELVLARREALAKGGKRADTSKDRTRTDFPKAAPVKASVDDQKVATESARSAVPQLSLSNPAAKSADRRVTAKRTAITNPSRALVLARRESLSKRGKSASTPSSTSAAAVARQGNSEMTGRELSQKVRELKAKVGSAGTSRSGGTRPSGPNIHGSKQAAAAEAHWKVGVSETTSGQVVTGTQANRSVKTTGNEASTCRSITGTEYMGAEIFRTFCKSEPSPSQPAKVRVTDTSHGNRVTGNEVGRSEKVTGDEPGTCKNVTGTEYVSANQMASYCGGGKPSPRKVGRSQTQSGQAVSGVMVGRSEKVTGDESGSGKQLTGSQYVGDQSQIAGRAPTKVSTLNTLRGTGITGTHVGRSQHVTGDEPGSCRMVTGDEYVGSQQYDSFCGTKPAPEAAKVGFSVTNRAQVVSGTRTGRSEKVTGDEPGSCKVVTGTPYAGLDQAGSFCNSNQIREIRQRTPVRGSNRMSGIQPGIGGVMTGAGRGACESISGTPYIGSDQLAEACGAASATDADFPQALGGSQPWQQFSVQSPARVAHTAREQSKAVTGTSYEQGSRITGPFDMAGDKVTGTEQFRFDRRGAQFSRGPVAPEAAHATVAPVSVDEDARPVSRVTGEGISAGLKITGDDWDRGDRVTGTEGVSARRRNPTRTGPMSAMAGQQPKRNDAVPEPVSRVTGSSGNTSAGSLITVSGGARG; via the coding sequence ATGGCCAGCACATCCAGCCGGGAAGCGGCTATTGAGCGCCGTAAGGCCCTCACCAACGGCGGTAAAAAAGCCGTAAGCCGCTACACCTCAGCTCCAAGCCGAGTCCGCACGGTCGGCGACGCCCGTCCAACCCGGACAGGTGCCGCAGAGGCCGCACCAGCCAAGGCAGCCCCCTCTCAGGCAGCCCCCTCTCAGGCAGCCCATGCACCAGCCCGGGCTGCGAGCCGCTCCCTGCTGGGCACAGCCCCTGCCGCTGGACGCCGCAGTCCCGCCAAGCCAGTTTCAAACCCCAGCCGTGAGTTGGTGCTGGCCCGCCGCGAAGCCCTGGCCAAGGGCGGCAAGCGTGCCGACACCTCTAAAGACCGTACCCGCACTGATTTTCCCAAGGCTGCGCCCGTGAAGGCCAGCGTGGATGATCAAAAGGTCGCCACAGAATCGGCCCGTTCTGCAGTTCCCCAGCTGTCCCTTTCGAATCCAGCTGCCAAGAGTGCTGATCGCAGGGTCACCGCAAAGAGAACCGCCATAACAAACCCCAGCCGGGCCCTGGTTTTGGCCCGCCGTGAATCCCTTTCCAAGCGCGGCAAGTCGGCCAGCACACCCTCCAGCACCAGTGCCGCAGCCGTTGCCCGCCAAGGCAACAGCGAGATGACCGGCCGTGAACTTTCCCAAAAGGTGCGGGAACTGAAGGCAAAAGTTGGCAGCGCCGGCACCAGCCGCAGCGGTGGCACCCGTCCTTCCGGCCCCAACATCCACGGCTCCAAGCAGGCAGCCGCCGCTGAAGCCCATTGGAAGGTTGGCGTCAGTGAAACCACCAGTGGCCAGGTGGTCACGGGCACCCAAGCCAACCGCTCGGTCAAAACCACTGGCAATGAGGCCAGCACCTGTCGTTCGATCACAGGTACCGAATACATGGGGGCGGAGATCTTCCGCACCTTCTGCAAGAGCGAGCCCAGCCCCAGCCAGCCGGCCAAGGTGCGCGTCACCGACACCAGCCACGGCAACCGGGTCACCGGCAATGAGGTGGGCAGATCCGAGAAGGTCACCGGCGACGAGCCCGGGACCTGCAAAAACGTGACCGGCACTGAATATGTGTCGGCCAACCAAATGGCCTCCTACTGCGGCGGCGGCAAGCCCAGCCCCCGCAAGGTGGGCCGCAGCCAGACCCAATCGGGCCAGGCTGTCTCCGGGGTGATGGTGGGTCGCTCTGAAAAGGTGACTGGCGATGAATCCGGTTCAGGCAAGCAACTCACTGGCAGCCAATACGTGGGCGATCAAAGCCAGATCGCTGGCAGGGCTCCCACCAAGGTTTCCACCCTCAACACCCTTAGGGGCACTGGCATTACCGGCACCCACGTGGGCCGCAGCCAGCACGTGACCGGCGACGAACCCGGCAGTTGCCGCATGGTGACCGGTGACGAATATGTGGGCAGCCAGCAATACGACAGCTTCTGCGGCACCAAGCCCGCCCCCGAGGCCGCCAAGGTGGGCTTTAGCGTCACCAACCGGGCCCAGGTGGTGAGCGGCACCCGCACCGGCCGCTCCGAAAAGGTGACGGGCGATGAGCCTGGCAGCTGCAAAGTTGTGACCGGCACCCCCTATGCAGGCCTTGACCAGGCAGGCAGCTTCTGCAATAGCAACCAGATCAGGGAAATTCGCCAGCGCACTCCGGTACGCGGCTCAAACAGGATGAGTGGAATCCAGCCAGGCATTGGCGGCGTGATGACCGGTGCCGGCCGCGGTGCCTGTGAATCCATTAGTGGCACTCCTTACATCGGCTCAGACCAACTGGCTGAAGCCTGCGGTGCGGCCAGTGCCACTGATGCCGACTTTCCCCAAGCCCTGGGCGGCAGCCAACCCTGGCAGCAATTCAGCGTCCAATCCCCAGCCCGCGTGGCCCACACCGCCCGTGAGCAGAGCAAGGCCGTAACCGGCACTAGCTACGAGCAAGGGAGCAGGATTACCGGCCCTTTTGATATGGCCGGTGACAAAGTCACCGGCACCGAGCAGTTCCGCTTTGACCGCCGTGGTGCCCAGTTCTCCCGCGGACCGGTGGCCCCTGAAGCCGCCCACGCCACTGTCGCCCCTGTCAGTGTGGATGAAGACGCCCGTCCCGTTTCAAGGGTCACCGGCGAAGGAATTTCAGCTGGCCTGAAAATCACCGGCGACGACTGGGACCGTGGCGACCGGGTAACCGGTACGGAAGGGGTTTCGGCCCGGCGTCGCAATCCCACCCGCACCGGTCCGATGTCGGCCATGGCCGGCCAACAGCCGAAGCGCAATGACGCCGTACCTGAGCCCGTCAGCCGGGTGACCGGTTCAAGCGGGAACACCAGCGCCGGCTCCTTGATCACGGTTTCCGGCGGAGCCCGCGGTTAA
- a CDS encoding carboxysome peptide A, whose product MLICQVIKPLVSTNRIPDFEHKHLQVVLDGITQKVAVDAVGCIPGDWVICVGSSAAREAAGSKSYPSDLTIVGIIDHWDPEAGKPPAPTGVAA is encoded by the coding sequence ATGTTGATCTGCCAGGTGATTAAGCCATTGGTATCCACCAACCGCATACCCGATTTCGAGCACAAACACCTGCAGGTGGTGCTCGATGGCATCACCCAAAAGGTGGCGGTAGATGCGGTTGGCTGCATCCCCGGCGACTGGGTGATCTGCGTCGGCAGCTCGGCAGCTCGGGAAGCGGCGGGCAGTAAGTCGTACCCGAGCGATCTCACAATTGTTGGGATCATTGACCACTGGGATCCGGAAGCCGGCAAACCACCTGCTCCAACTGGGGTTGCCGCCTAA
- a CDS encoding ferritin-like domain-containing protein: protein MTMGAVHPRVLGYLGRTLSLELSAVQQYMTQASLVGLWGDMDAAERFRHETVEEMQHAEKIVQRMLAVGVAPAASQLRAVAHAPDLVGLLRHNTVLENDLIQHYGEAVRFCLLIGDGANAEFFQELLSDEQHHGAELDAWLKSLGGQSSRHLERATF from the coding sequence ATGACCATGGGCGCCGTCCATCCGCGCGTCCTGGGTTATCTCGGTCGCACCCTAAGCCTTGAACTGTCTGCTGTGCAGCAGTACATGACCCAGGCCTCCCTTGTGGGGCTATGGGGAGATATGGACGCGGCCGAACGTTTTCGCCACGAGACCGTGGAGGAAATGCAGCACGCTGAAAAAATTGTGCAGCGCATGCTGGCCGTTGGGGTGGCCCCTGCCGCATCCCAGCTGCGCGCCGTTGCCCATGCCCCTGACCTGGTGGGGCTGCTGCGCCACAACACCGTGCTGGAAAACGACCTAATCCAGCACTACGGCGAAGCAGTGCGCTTCTGCCTGCTCATTGGCGACGGCGCCAATGCAGAATTTTTCCAAGAGCTTCTCAGCGACGAACAGCACCACGGTGCCGAACTGGACGCCTGGCTCAAGAGCCTGGGCGGACAAAGCAGCCGACACCTCGAGCGGGCCACTTTCTAA
- a CDS encoding P-II family nitrogen regulator → MKRVDLILSERELDRVIRAIEASGCPGYSVMRHVTGKGPHGEVSEAMDFSGLGANAHVILFCEPELLVKLREGIQPLLDYYGGVAFVSEATTL, encoded by the coding sequence ATGAAACGTGTTGACCTAATCCTGAGCGAACGGGAGCTAGACCGGGTAATCAGGGCCATCGAGGCCTCCGGCTGCCCCGGCTATTCGGTGATGCGCCACGTGACGGGCAAGGGGCCCCACGGCGAAGTTTCCGAAGCCATGGACTTCAGCGGTCTGGGGGCAAATGCCCATGTGATCCTGTTTTGCGAGCCCGAACTTCTGGTGAAGTTGCGGGAAGGGATCCAACCCCTGCTCGATTACTACGGCGGGGTGGCCTTCGTTTCCGAAGCAACAACTCTTTAG